A genomic window from Bacillus mesophilus includes:
- a CDS encoding M48 family metallopeptidase, protein MKKAVWRSVLVYVLFSVVMSLYIFQWADTSIPSPYQGTAADPATFMTEQQLLLSEDYSKVRNVLYFLTTPYEWLLLFVLLGLGLSAKIQSWSQMTVRVQALQICIYLFWMTLFTTILTLPFKLYGYNLSKEYGINVQPFQGWMKDFMLDFWINFFITAIIVVVLYSLMKKSAKRWWLYAWFLSIPFTLFLTFIQPVYIDPLYNDFYPLKDKQLEAQILSLADEAGIPAAHVFEVNMSEKTNAMNAYVNGIGDHSRIVLWDTTLNKLNDQEVLFIMAHEMGHYVKKHVFLGIISYLAVSLAGLYLIYRLMNFIIRVWGSRIGINHTHDIATIPLFFLLLSLLSFLFTPISNTVSRHHEIEADRYAVELTGDQTAAVGSFQELSKSNLSQVNPPLIVKIFRYTHPTMLERIHYLDTYEFKEIEKK, encoded by the coding sequence ATGAAGAAAGCTGTATGGCGTTCCGTATTGGTGTATGTACTTTTCAGTGTGGTGATGTCTTTGTATATTTTTCAATGGGCAGATACATCTATACCAAGTCCATATCAAGGAACAGCAGCAGATCCTGCAACATTTATGACAGAACAACAGCTATTGCTAAGTGAGGACTACTCAAAGGTTAGAAATGTATTATATTTCCTCACAACACCATATGAATGGTTGCTACTATTTGTTTTATTAGGGCTAGGGTTATCAGCTAAGATACAATCTTGGTCGCAAATGACAGTAAGGGTTCAAGCTCTACAAATTTGTATTTATTTATTTTGGATGACTCTATTTACAACGATCTTAACTCTTCCTTTTAAGCTTTATGGCTACAACTTGTCAAAAGAGTATGGAATTAATGTACAACCGTTTCAAGGTTGGATGAAGGACTTTATGTTAGATTTTTGGATTAATTTCTTCATAACAGCCATAATTGTGGTTGTATTATATAGCCTTATGAAAAAGAGTGCAAAACGTTGGTGGCTATATGCCTGGTTTTTATCCATACCGTTTACCTTGTTTTTAACGTTTATTCAGCCAGTTTATATTGATCCTTTATATAATGATTTTTACCCACTCAAAGATAAGCAACTTGAGGCTCAAATACTGTCACTAGCAGATGAAGCTGGAATTCCAGCTGCCCATGTATTTGAGGTGAATATGTCCGAAAAAACGAATGCGATGAATGCTTATGTGAATGGTATTGGTGATCATTCAAGAATTGTCTTATGGGATACAACATTAAATAAACTCAATGACCAGGAAGTACTCTTCATTATGGCTCACGAGATGGGGCACTATGTAAAAAAACACGTTTTCTTAGGAATCATTAGCTATTTGGCTGTTTCCCTAGCAGGATTGTACCTCATCTATAGACTCATGAACTTTATTATCCGAGTATGGGGGAGTAGAATAGGCATTAACCATACACATGATATAGCAACCATTCCGTTATTCTTTTTATTGTTATCTTTACTATCGTTTTTATTTACACCTATTAGTAATACCGTCTCAAGGCATCACGAGATTGAAGCAGATCGATATGCAGTGGAATTAACCGGAGACCAAACAGCTGCGGTGGGCTCATTTCAAGAGCTCTCCAAATCAAACCTAAGCCAAGTTAATCCACCACTAATAGTTAAAATCTTTAGATATACCCACCCAACCATGTTAGAACGGATCCATTACTTAGATACCTATGAGTTTAAGGAAATAGAGAAGAAATGA
- a CDS encoding AzlD domain-containing protein: MDNSIILMIIGMAIVTYIPRMIPLVSLGGKELHPFLQGVLKNVPFATLGALIVPGIFLISEDPWFGIIGAVIAFLIAYFGANVIVVVLGTIGVLTCYSIFV, from the coding sequence ATGGATAACAGTATTATTCTTATGATTATCGGGATGGCCATTGTTACCTATATACCAAGGATGATTCCCCTTGTTTCTTTAGGTGGGAAGGAACTTCACCCTTTCCTGCAAGGTGTGTTGAAAAATGTCCCATTCGCAACCCTTGGCGCATTAATTGTTCCCGGAATCTTCTTGATCAGTGAAGATCCTTGGTTCGGGATTATCGGAGCAGTCATAGCTTTTCTGATTGCCTACTTTGGTGCAAATGTTATTGTCGTTGTATTAGGTACGATTGGAGTTCTCACTTGCTATTCAATATTTGTGTAA
- the aceA gene encoding isocitrate lyase: MSNERLQVLKESWEMDQRWKGITRPYSAEDVLKLRGSIDIEYTLARRGSAKLWDLLHSEDYVNSLGALTGNQAVQQVKAGLKAIYLSGWQVAADANLSGNMYPDQSLYPANSVPAVVKRINQALQRADQIQHLEGSGDTDWFAPIVADAEAGFGGQLNVFELMKGMIEAGAAAVHFEDQLSSEKKCGHLGGKVLLPTQTAVKNLISARLAADVMGVPTVLLARTDANAADLITSDIDPYDHQFITGDRTEEGFYRTTAGLDQAIARGLAYAPYADLIWCETAEPSLEEAKAFADAIHKEFPGKLLAYNCSPSFNWKKKLDDDTIERFQQELGKMGYKFQFVTLAGFHALNHSMFELARGYKQRGMGAYSELQQAEFASEQYGYTATRHQREVGTGYFDEVAQVISGGTSSTTALKGSTEEEQFTR, from the coding sequence ATGTCAAATGAAAGATTACAAGTTTTAAAGGAAAGCTGGGAGATGGATCAACGTTGGAAAGGTATCACTCGACCTTATAGTGCCGAGGATGTTCTGAAGTTGAGAGGCTCAATTGACATCGAGTATACTCTGGCAAGACGAGGATCTGCAAAGCTGTGGGATTTACTACACAGTGAGGACTATGTGAATTCACTTGGAGCTTTAACAGGAAACCAAGCTGTTCAACAGGTTAAGGCTGGCTTAAAGGCAATCTACTTGAGTGGATGGCAAGTCGCGGCTGATGCAAACTTATCAGGAAATATGTATCCTGATCAAAGTTTATATCCGGCTAACAGTGTCCCAGCTGTTGTTAAACGTATTAATCAAGCTTTGCAAAGAGCGGACCAAATTCAACATTTAGAGGGTAGTGGAGATACAGATTGGTTTGCACCTATTGTTGCGGATGCAGAAGCTGGTTTTGGAGGTCAGTTAAATGTATTTGAGTTGATGAAGGGAATGATTGAGGCTGGTGCAGCTGCAGTCCACTTTGAAGATCAGCTTTCATCTGAGAAGAAATGCGGACATTTAGGTGGAAAAGTTCTTTTACCAACTCAAACAGCTGTCAAAAATTTAATATCTGCTAGATTAGCTGCAGACGTTATGGGAGTACCTACTGTTTTATTGGCAAGAACAGATGCAAATGCGGCTGACTTAATTACAAGTGATATCGATCCTTACGATCATCAGTTTATTACAGGGGACCGGACGGAGGAAGGCTTCTATCGAACAACAGCTGGTTTAGATCAAGCGATTGCAAGAGGTTTAGCATATGCACCTTATGCTGATCTAATCTGGTGTGAAACTGCAGAACCAAGTCTGGAAGAAGCAAAGGCTTTTGCAGATGCAATCCATAAGGAATTTCCAGGAAAGTTACTAGCATACAACTGCTCTCCTTCCTTTAACTGGAAGAAGAAATTAGACGATGACACCATTGAAAGATTTCAACAGGAGTTAGGTAAGATGGGCTATAAATTCCAGTTTGTAACACTTGCTGGATTTCATGCACTCAACCATTCGATGTTTGAGTTGGCTAGAGGATATAAGCAGAGAGGAATGGGGGCATATTCAGAGCTTCAGCAAGCAGAATTTGCTAGTGAGCAGTATGGATACACAGCAACAAGACATCAAAGAGAAGTTGGTACTGGTTATTTTGATGAAGTTGCCCAGGTTATTTCAGGAGGTACCTCCTCC